From Campylobacter upsaliensis, the proteins below share one genomic window:
- a CDS encoding DNA adenine methylase, with protein sequence MKNYHKSPLRYPGGKSRAIKFLQDFFPKDFKEFREPFFGGGSVGLYLAQTHTNAIFFANDLNYDLYCFWQTLKVNSMRLIKKIEAIKEAYKDGRELHTEILSRRRQDLSPLQRAVDFFILNRISFSGLLDCGGYSQKAYESRFTQSSIERLRAMPKILQNFHFSSDDYEVLLQKKGQGVFIFLDPPYFSAIKSKLYGKKGDLHTSFDHKRLCENLKNTTHKFLLTYDDSEFIRDLYRDFYVKEFSVQYGMNNFKQDKAQKGRELLISNFALSSLSLFSA encoded by the coding sequence ATGAAAAATTATCATAAATCTCCGCTTCGCTATCCCGGGGGCAAAAGCAGGGCGATAAAGTTTCTACAAGACTTTTTTCCTAAAGATTTTAAAGAGTTTAGAGAGCCATTTTTTGGCGGTGGGAGTGTGGGGCTTTATCTCGCACAAACACATACAAACGCAATTTTTTTTGCTAATGATTTAAACTATGATTTATACTGCTTTTGGCAGACATTAAAAGTGAATTCTATGCGTCTTATTAAAAAGATTGAAGCGATAAAAGAAGCTTATAAAGATGGCAGAGAGTTACACACAGAGATTTTAAGCCGCAGGAGGCAAGATTTAAGCCCATTGCAAAGGGCGGTAGATTTTTTTATCTTAAATCGCATTAGCTTTTCAGGGCTGCTTGATTGTGGCGGATATTCTCAAAAGGCGTATGAATCTCGCTTTACACAAAGTAGCATTGAGCGGCTTAGGGCAATGCCTAAAATTTTGCAAAATTTTCATTTTAGCAGTGATGATTATGAAGTGCTATTGCAAAAAAAGGGGCAAGGCGTGTTTATATTTCTTGATCCGCCTTATTTTAGTGCGATTAAATCAAAGCTCTATGGCAAAAAGGGTGATTTGCACACAAGCTTTGACCACAAAAGGCTTTGTGAGAATCTCAAAAATACAACACATAAATTTTTGCTAACTTATGATGATAGTGAGTTTATTAGGGATCTTTATAGGGATTTTTATGTAAAAGAATTTAGCGTGCAGTATGGTATGAATAATTTTAAGCAAGATAAGGCACAAAAGGGCAGAGAGCTTTTGATTAGCAATTTTGCTTTATCTAGCCTTTCACTTTTTAGTGCGTAG
- a CDS encoding substrate-binding domain-containing protein, giving the protein MKKYALGLLAGLVLSTSVMAENIFPISREQGSGTRGAFVEIFEIQKKVKDKKIDATTQKAEVTNSTGVMLTTVANSKNSIGYISLGSLNDSVKALQIDGVAPSVENINNKSYKISRPFNVVTKTTNPLIEDFLKYSTSIEAKAIVEKAGYIATAKESFKSSKPEGKLIVAGSSSVTPLMEKLAESYKAVNPNAVIEIQQSDSTTGVNSVVEGIADIGMVSREVKDSELKKGVTPLVLAIDGLAVIVNKSNGVENLSKDSVKKIFMGEITDWQDAK; this is encoded by the coding sequence ATGAAAAAATATGCATTGGGTTTATTGGCAGGGTTGGTGCTTAGCACGAGTGTGATGGCTGAAAATATTTTTCCAATTTCTAGGGAACAGGGTTCTGGAACGCGTGGAGCATTTGTGGAAATTTTTGAAATTCAAAAAAAAGTTAAAGACAAAAAAATCGATGCGACCACTCAAAAAGCTGAAGTTACAAATTCAACAGGCGTTATGCTAACAACTGTTGCGAATTCTAAAAACTCCATAGGCTATATCTCGCTTGGCTCTTTAAATGATAGTGTTAAGGCACTTCAAATTGACGGCGTAGCACCAAGTGTAGAAAATATCAATAATAAAAGCTATAAAATCTCTCGTCCTTTTAATGTTGTAACAAAAACAACAAATCCGCTTATTGAAGACTTCCTAAAATATAGCACTTCAATAGAAGCAAAAGCTATTGTAGAAAAAGCAGGTTATATTGCAACAGCGAAGGAAAGTTTTAAAAGCTCAAAGCCAGAAGGTAAATTAATCGTAGCAGGTTCAAGCTCGGTAACTCCTTTAATGGAAAAATTAGCAGAATCTTATAAAGCGGTTAATCCTAATGCTGTGATAGAAATTCAACAAAGCGATTCTACAACAGGTGTAAATAGCGTAGTTGAGGGCATTGCCGATATTGGTATGGTAAGCCGTGAGGTTAAAGATAGTGAGCTTAAAAAGGGCGTTACTCCGCTTGTTTTGGCTATTGACGGACTTGCTGTAATTGTTAATAAAAGCAATGGCGTAGAAAATCTTTCTAAAGATTCTGTTAAAAAAATCTTTATGGGAGAAATTACAGATTGGCAGGATGCTAAATAA
- the pstC gene encoding phosphate ABC transporter permease subunit PstC — protein MQEKIFKGIFALCALLSIFAVLMICFFLFANAIPTITQIGLFDFIFGLDWYPTEEIFGIFPMIVGSIYVTALAILIGVPLGVLSAIYLSRFANKKEQKYILPAVELLGAIPSVVYGFFGLVVIVPLLATTFSGIPGKSVLAAALILSIMILPTIILVSKAAIDALPQSYYEGALALGASKERSVFFALIPAAKSGILASIILGVGRAIGEAMAVIMVAGNQALIPTSVLEGVRTLTTNIVLEMGYAQDLHREVLIANAVVLFVFILLINTCFNALKKEVK, from the coding sequence ATGCAAGAAAAAATTTTTAAGGGCATTTTTGCCCTTTGTGCCTTACTTTCTATTTTTGCCGTTTTGATGATTTGTTTCTTTTTGTTTGCGAATGCTATTCCAACGATTACTCAAATAGGACTTTTTGATTTTATTTTTGGTTTAGACTGGTATCCCACAGAGGAGATTTTTGGAATTTTTCCTATGATAGTGGGAAGCATTTATGTAACAGCTCTTGCGATTTTAATCGGTGTGCCGCTTGGTGTTTTAAGCGCCATTTATCTTTCGCGTTTCGCAAATAAAAAGGAACAAAAATATATCCTACCAGCAGTAGAATTGCTAGGAGCGATCCCTTCTGTTGTGTATGGATTTTTTGGGCTTGTGGTAATAGTCCCACTTCTTGCAACGACTTTTAGCGGAATTCCTGGCAAAAGCGTTTTAGCGGCAGCTTTGATATTAAGTATTATGATTTTACCAACTATCATTTTAGTTTCAAAAGCAGCCATTGATGCCCTTCCTCAAAGCTATTATGAGGGAGCTTTAGCACTTGGAGCAAGTAAAGAAAGAAGCGTGTTTTTCGCACTTATACCAGCGGCTAAAAGCGGAATTTTAGCTTCCATTATTTTGGGAGTTGGCAGGGCTATTGGTGAAGCTATGGCTGTCATTATGGTCGCTGGTAATCAAGCCCTAATCCCAACAAGCGTTTTAGAGGGTGTTAGAACCCTAACGACTAATATAGTCCTTGAAATGGGCTACGCACAAGATTTACATAGAGAGGTTTTAATCGCAAATGCGGTCGTGCTTTTTGTTTTTATCCTACTTATTAACACTTGCTTTAATGCACTAAAAAAGGAAGTTAAATGA
- the pstA gene encoding phosphate ABC transporter permease PstA yields the protein MKADRLTLTLAFLMRVSMISVLLIFLILIGFIFIKGVAHLNLEMFAWEYNSNNISMTPAIINTLNMVLFALALAMPLGIFGAIYLSEYGSKKSKILNAVRIASETLVGIPSIVYGLFGYLAFVLYFGFKTSFVAGGLTLAVMILPLILRSAEEALKSVPMSFREASFALGAGKLRTIFIIILPVAIPGILAGVILSIGRIVGESAALLYTSGSVAKVAGLMDSGRTLSVHMYAISSEGQHINEAYSTAMILIIIVFLINLGSNYLAKKLVKA from the coding sequence ATGAAAGCAGATAGACTTACTCTTACTTTAGCCTTTTTAATGCGTGTTTCTATGATTAGCGTTTTGCTTATTTTTCTTATTTTAATAGGCTTCATTTTTATTAAGGGTGTGGCACATTTAAATTTAGAAATGTTTGCGTGGGAGTATAATAGCAATAATATCTCTATGACTCCAGCCATTATAAATACGCTTAATATGGTCCTTTTTGCCCTTGCCCTTGCTATGCCGCTTGGCATTTTTGGGGCGATTTATTTGAGTGAGTATGGCAGTAAAAAAAGTAAAATTTTAAACGCTGTAAGGATTGCTTCTGAGACCTTAGTGGGAATTCCTAGTATAGTTTATGGTTTATTTGGGTATTTGGCTTTTGTGCTTTATTTTGGCTTTAAAACTAGCTTTGTTGCGGGGGGTTTGACCTTGGCAGTTATGATTTTACCCCTCATTTTAAGAAGTGCTGAGGAGGCTTTAAAATCTGTGCCTATGAGCTTTAGAGAAGCGAGTTTTGCTCTTGGTGCTGGGAAATTGCGAACTATTTTTATCATAATTTTACCCGTTGCAATTCCAGGAATTTTAGCGGGAGTGATTTTAAGCATAGGTCGCATAGTGGGAGAATCTGCCGCTTTACTTTACACTTCAGGAAGTGTGGCTAAGGTGGCTGGGCTTATGGACTCAGGACGAACTTTAAGTGTGCATATGTATGCGATTTCAAGTGAAGGACAGCATATCAATGAAGCTTATAGCACGGCGATGATACTTATCATCATCGTCTTTTTAATCAATCTTGGCTCAAATTATTTGGCTAAAAAATTAGTAAAAGCGTAG
- the pstB gene encoding phosphate ABC transporter ATP-binding protein PstB, whose protein sequence is MKNCFEIKKMSLHYGEFQALKDINMDIKKGKVTAFIGPSGCGKSTFIKSLNRMNDLVENCKIKGKILFDGKNIYKDYDVNLLRKKVGMVFQKPNPFPMSIYDNITFGPKTHGIKKKSKLDEIVESSLKDAALWDDLKDRLDKSALGLSGGQQQRLCIARTLAVNPEVILMDEPTSALDPISTLKIEELILRLKKEYSIIIVTHNMQQAARISDQTAFFLLGEVIEFDDTSKIFNNPKNKKTQDYVNGRFG, encoded by the coding sequence ATGAAAAATTGTTTTGAAATTAAAAAAATGTCCTTGCATTATGGAGAATTTCAAGCTTTAAAAGATATTAATATGGACATTAAAAAGGGTAAGGTTACAGCATTTATAGGTCCTAGTGGGTGTGGGAAATCGACCTTTATTAAAAGTTTAAATCGTATGAACGATTTAGTGGAAAATTGCAAGATTAAGGGTAAAATTCTTTTTGATGGTAAAAATATTTATAAGGATTATGATGTCAATCTTTTACGCAAAAAGGTCGGCATGGTGTTTCAAAAGCCTAACCCCTTTCCTATGAGCATTTATGATAATATTACTTTTGGTCCCAAAACACACGGCATTAAGAAAAAATCTAAGCTTGATGAAATCGTAGAAAGCTCCTTAAAAGACGCTGCTTTATGGGACGATTTAAAAGACAGGCTTGATAAATCGGCACTTGGCTTAAGTGGGGGACAGCAACAACGCCTTTGCATAGCAAGAACTTTGGCGGTTAATCCAGAAGTCATTTTAATGGACGAGCCAACATCAGCACTTGATCCTATCTCAACACTTAAAATTGAGGAGCTTATTTTACGCCTTAAGAAAGAATATAGCATTATTATCGTTACGCATAATATGCAACAAGCCGCTAGAATTTCTGACCAAACCGCCTTTTTCTTGCTTGGTGAAGTGATAGAATTTGACGATACTAGCAAAATTTTTAACAATCCTAAAAACAAAAAAACTCAAGATTATGTTAATGGAAGATTTGGCTAA
- a CDS encoding response regulator transcription factor, translated as MRGFYLVFVLEDDANILELVLYALKSQNINAQGFLDIESFKKALKAEIPQILVLDVMLPNASGFEILKELKANANTKDISVLMLTALNHEIDKVKGLDLGADDYITKPFSVMEFIARIRAILRRTSQEQNAENIVLDELELSYKTREVKVCGAVIVLTLKEFELLGFLLKNQNRVFSRDDLLEILWGYSYSGESRTIDIHIKTLRQKLGIASRFIKTIRGVGYKISKDS; from the coding sequence GTGAGAGGATTTTATTTGGTTTTTGTTTTAGAAGATGATGCAAATATTTTAGAGCTTGTTTTATATGCGTTAAAAAGTCAAAACATTAACGCACAAGGCTTTTTAGATATAGAAAGTTTTAAAAAGGCTTTAAAGGCTGAAATTCCGCAAATTTTGGTGCTTGATGTTATGCTTCCTAATGCCAGTGGCTTTGAAATTTTAAAAGAGCTTAAAGCAAATGCTAATACTAAGGATATTTCTGTTTTAATGCTCACGGCTTTAAATCACGAAATTGATAAGGTTAAAGGGCTTGATTTGGGTGCTGATGATTATATCACTAAGCCCTTTAGCGTAATGGAATTTATCGCTAGAATTCGGGCGATTTTAAGACGCACATCACAAGAGCAAAATGCTGAAAATATCGTTTTAGATGAGCTTGAGCTATCTTACAAAACGCGTGAGGTTAAGGTCTGTGGTGCGGTAATTGTGCTAACTCTTAAAGAATTTGAGCTTCTTGGCTTTTTACTTAAAAATCAAAATAGAGTCTTTAGTCGCGATGATTTGCTAGAAATTCTTTGGGGGTATAGTTATAGTGGCGAGAGTAGGACTATTGATATACATATCAAAACTTTGCGTCAGAAGCTAGGCATTGCAAGTCGTTTTATTAAAACAATCCGCGGTGTAGGCTATAAAATTTCTAAAGATTCTTAA
- a CDS encoding sensor histidine kinase gives MQKKLFFIIFSVIFALVFFINVFLILSEEEFFIGQDFSWLLSCVLAEFFLVFLCSFFLARFLSYIFLKPLEKIDFENLEHIPYPELKKMLEKIKLENKAFKIQFKHLKRKKQELQSLTQNMNDGLIFISRTGEILSENLSAEKYFANLNLIHNILELKNSQFLELVLKYLKEFKKEKLKSEIRENFTFHYPNNLECELVFSPIFSQKKKFKGMLIVLCDITELKRLQNLRKEFSANVTHELKTPLTSIMASSEMIKNKLVAPQDLPNFVDKIHLESKRLLDMINEILKISFLDETQTLPFHRVNLKEVVERAYKRLELLANQHTIRFELDLEDAYILGIDELLENLVFNLCDNGIKYNHKGGFVKVRLKKLNNFVELSIRDNGIGIPKEFQERVFERFFCVDKSRSKKIGGSGLGLSIVKSVLKLHKASIELKSELGKGCEFKMRFMQNLQKA, from the coding sequence ATGCAAAAAAAGCTTTTTTTCATTATTTTTAGTGTCATTTTTGCTTTGGTTTTTTTTATTAATGTTTTTTTGATTTTAAGTGAAGAAGAATTTTTCATAGGGCAAGATTTTTCTTGGCTTTTATCTTGTGTTTTAGCTGAATTTTTTTTAGTTTTTTTATGTAGTTTTTTCTTGGCTAGATTTTTGTCCTATATTTTTTTAAAACCTTTAGAAAAGATCGATTTTGAAAATTTAGAGCATATTCCCTACCCAGAGCTTAAAAAAATGCTTGAAAAAATCAAGCTAGAAAACAAAGCCTTTAAAATTCAATTTAAACACCTAAAAAGAAAAAAACAAGAATTGCAATCTTTAACGCAAAATATGAACGATGGCTTAATTTTCATCTCTCGCACAGGAGAAATTTTAAGTGAGAATTTAAGTGCGGAAAAATATTTTGCCAATCTCAATTTAATTCATAATATTTTAGAGCTTAAAAATTCACAATTTTTAGAATTAGTTTTGAAATATCTTAAGGAATTTAAAAAGGAGAAATTAAAAAGCGAAATAAGAGAAAATTTCACTTTCCATTATCCTAATAATTTAGAATGTGAGCTTGTTTTCTCTCCCATTTTTTCGCAAAAAAAGAAATTTAAGGGTATGCTTATCGTGCTTTGTGATATCACAGAGCTTAAGCGTTTGCAAAATTTACGCAAGGAATTTAGCGCCAATGTAACCCACGAGTTAAAAACTCCGCTAACCTCCATTATGGCAAGCTCTGAGATGATTAAAAACAAGCTTGTAGCTCCTCAAGATTTGCCCAATTTTGTCGATAAAATTCATTTAGAGTCTAAGCGTCTTTTAGATATGATTAATGAAATTTTAAAAATCTCTTTTTTGGACGAAACGCAAACCCTGCCTTTTCATAGGGTCAATCTCAAGGAGGTCGTAGAACGCGCTTACAAACGCCTAGAACTTCTTGCTAATCAACACACAATTCGTTTTGAGTTAGACTTAGAAGATGCTTATATTTTAGGCATTGATGAGCTTTTAGAAAATTTAGTTTTTAATCTTTGTGATAACGGCATTAAATATAACCATAAAGGCGGTTTTGTCAAAGTGAGACTTAAAAAACTTAACAATTTTGTGGAACTTAGCATTAGGGATAATGGCATAGGAATTCCTAAAGAATTTCAAGAAAGGGTGTTTGAACGCTTTTTTTGTGTGGATAAAAGTCGCAGTAAGAAAATCGGCGGAAGCGGACTTGGACTTTCTATCGTCAAATCCGTCTTAAAACTTCATAAAGCAAGCATAGAGCTTAAAAGCGAACTTGGAAAAGGATGTGAATTTAAAATGCGTTTTATGCAAAATTTGCAAAAAGCTTAA